A region of Paenimyroides aestuarii DNA encodes the following proteins:
- a CDS encoding NADH-quinone oxidoreductase subunit J family protein: MIEILFYILSAVTLGSAFLTILSKNPIHSAIWLVVCFFSVAGHYALLNSQFLAMVHIIVYSGAIMILMLFTIMLMNLNISDEIAKPVVTKIIATICFCLIGFFLVSSLAQTAPALETYTQTGVDFQSIQVLGKALLNEFVVPFEMAAVLLLMAMIGAVLISKKEKKTA; the protein is encoded by the coding sequence ATGATAGAGATTTTATTTTACATTCTTTCGGCTGTTACTTTAGGAAGCGCGTTTTTAACTATTCTTTCTAAAAACCCCATTCACAGCGCCATTTGGTTGGTGGTTTGTTTTTTCAGTGTTGCTGGTCATTATGCATTGTTGAACTCGCAATTTTTGGCAATGGTGCATATCATTGTATATTCTGGTGCCATCATGATTTTAATGTTGTTCACCATCATGTTAATGAATCTAAATATTAGCGATGAAATTGCCAAACCCGTTGTTACCAAAATCATTGCTACAATTTGTTTTTGCTTGATTGGTTTCTTTTTAGTGAGTTCGTTAGCACAAACAGCTCCGGCACTAGAAACCTACACCCAAACAGGAGTAGATTTTCAATCGATACAAGTATTGGGCAAAGCTTTGCTTAATGAATTCGTAGTTCCGTTTGAAATGGCAGCAGTTTTATTGCTTATGGCGATGATTGGTGCCGTATTAATATCTAAAAAAGAGAAAAAAACAGCAT
- a CDS encoding NuoI/complex I 23 kDa subunit family protein, translating into MSIQNISLSGRKKQVSNKEMTLGERLYIGAIAGGMATTFKHLFKKKVTINYPEETRPFSPVYRGQHMLMRDEEGRERCTACGLCALSCPAEAITMKAAERKPDEKHLYREEKYAEIYEINMLRCIYCGLCEEACPKQAIYLTTSKKIVKADTNREHFIFGKEQLVMPLDQAINNTAKSE; encoded by the coding sequence ATGTCTATTCAAAATATATCCTTATCAGGCCGAAAAAAACAGGTTTCTAATAAAGAAATGACCTTGGGCGAGCGCTTATACATTGGTGCAATTGCCGGCGGAATGGCTACTACGTTTAAACATTTGTTTAAAAAGAAAGTAACCATTAATTATCCTGAAGAAACCCGTCCGTTCAGTCCGGTGTATCGTGGGCAACACATGCTTATGCGCGATGAAGAAGGCAGAGAACGTTGCACTGCTTGTGGTTTGTGTGCCTTATCATGTCCGGCAGAAGCAATTACTATGAAAGCTGCCGAACGCAAACCCGACGAAAAACATTTATACAGAGAAGAAAAATACGCCGAGATATACGAAATTAATATGTTGCGTTGTATTTATTGCGGTTTGTGCGAAGAAGCTTGCCCTAAACAAGCCATCTACCTTACCACCTCTAAAAAAATTGTAAAGGCAGACACCAATCGCGAACATTTTATTTTTGGTAAAGAACAATTGGTTATGCCTTTAGATCAAGCTATTAACAACACAGCAAAATCAGAATAA
- the nuoH gene encoding NADH-quinone oxidoreductase subunit NuoH, translating to MEEAIIIEKSVIIVAVFAITMLFAMYCTLAERKIAAWIQDRRGPNRAGPGGMFQPLADGLKLFAKEEFMPNTPNTFLFVLGPFISMTMALMTSAVIPWGDTLEIGGRKVILQAADINVAMLYVFAVLSVSVYGIMIGGWASNNKYSLISAMRVASQMISYEIAMGLSIVALLMMHSSMSLRDIAAGQHEMNWNIFYQPIGFLIFLICSFAETNRTPFDLAECEQELIGGYHTEYSSMRMGFFLFAEYAAMFISSTLLAVLYLGAYNYPGMTWAAENWGENAANGIGIAVLFIKICFFIFLYMWVRWTIPRFRYDQLMNLGWKTLIPLAIINIVITAVVLLLKS from the coding sequence ATGGAAGAAGCAATTATTATAGAAAAAAGTGTAATCATTGTAGCTGTTTTTGCAATTACAATGCTTTTTGCCATGTATTGTACGTTGGCAGAACGAAAAATTGCCGCATGGATTCAAGACCGTAGAGGTCCAAACCGTGCGGGTCCGGGTGGAATGTTTCAGCCTTTAGCAGATGGTTTAAAACTTTTTGCAAAAGAAGAATTCATGCCCAACACACCCAACACGTTTTTGTTTGTATTGGGTCCGTTTATATCAATGACTATGGCGTTGATGACCTCGGCAGTAATTCCCTGGGGTGATACCTTAGAAATTGGCGGTAGAAAAGTAATCTTACAAGCTGCTGATATCAATGTGGCCATGTTGTATGTTTTTGCTGTGCTATCGGTAAGTGTGTATGGCATCATGATTGGTGGCTGGGCATCAAACAATAAATATTCGTTGATTAGTGCCATGCGTGTAGCTTCGCAAATGATTTCCTACGAAATTGCGATGGGCTTGTCTATTGTGGCATTGTTAATGATGCACAGCTCTATGAGTTTACGCGATATTGCAGCAGGTCAACACGAGATGAATTGGAATATATTTTACCAACCAATTGGTTTTTTAATCTTTTTAATTTGTTCGTTTGCAGAAACCAACAGAACCCCTTTTGATTTAGCAGAATGTGAACAAGAATTGATTGGTGGTTACCACACCGAATATTCGTCTATGCGAATGGGCTTCTTCTTGTTTGCAGAATATGCCGCAATGTTTATATCTTCTACCCTACTAGCTGTTCTTTATTTGGGTGCTTACAATTATCCGGGGATGACTTGGGCAGCAGAAAATTGGGGCGAAAATGCAGCTAACGGTATTGGTATTGCTGTATTGTTTATAAAAATATGTTTCTTTATATTTTTATACATGTGGGTGCGTTGGACCATTCCGCGTTTCCGCTATGACCAATTAATGAATTTAGGCTGGAAAACATTAATACCGTTAGCCATTATTAATATCGTTATCACAGCGGTTGTGTTATTATTAAAAAGCTAA
- a CDS encoding 2Fe-2S iron-sulfur cluster-binding protein translates to MKVTIDGIEIEVEPGTTVLQAARMIGGDVVPPAMCYYSKLKDTGGNCRACLVEVSKGSEADPRPMPKMMPSCKTGVMDGMEVKVKTSERALDARKAVTEFLLINHPLDCPVCDQAGECDLQNLSFKHGLEKTRFKEEKRTFEPENIGDKIQLHMNRCILCYRCVHTAEQVCGSRNHGVLNRGDHAQISTYISASIDHEMSGNMIDVCPVGALTDKTFRFKSRVWFNKPFNAHRNCDKCCGKTTLWMFGNEIQRVTARKDEYHEVEEFICNECRFDHKEVSDWVIEGPRKFEKFSVINQNNYTRKMDTVKIATEKQILEGREQDRKKISMKEVPYKNTENS, encoded by the coding sequence ATGAAAGTTACAATAGACGGAATAGAAATAGAAGTAGAACCGGGAACCACCGTGTTGCAGGCGGCTCGCATGATTGGCGGTGATGTAGTGCCACCTGCCATGTGCTACTATTCAAAATTAAAAGATACAGGCGGTAACTGTCGTGCGTGTTTGGTAGAAGTATCAAAAGGCAGCGAAGCAGATCCGCGCCCAATGCCTAAAATGATGCCTTCTTGCAAAACAGGTGTAATGGATGGTATGGAAGTAAAAGTAAAAACTTCGGAACGCGCATTAGATGCCCGCAAAGCGGTTACAGAATTTTTGTTGATCAACCACCCATTAGATTGCCCTGTGTGCGACCAAGCTGGTGAATGTGATTTGCAAAACCTTTCGTTTAAACACGGGTTAGAAAAAACGCGTTTTAAAGAAGAAAAACGCACGTTTGAGCCTGAAAACATTGGCGATAAAATTCAGTTGCACATGAACCGTTGCATTTTGTGCTATCGTTGTGTGCACACTGCTGAGCAAGTTTGTGGCAGCAGAAACCACGGCGTACTAAACCGTGGCGACCACGCACAAATTTCTACCTATATTTCGGCATCGATTGACCACGAAATGTCTGGAAATATGATTGATGTGTGTCCGGTGGGTGCATTGACCGATAAAACCTTTCGTTTTAAATCGCGTGTTTGGTTCAACAAACCGTTTAATGCCCACAGAAACTGCGATAAATGTTGCGGAAAAACAACTTTGTGGATGTTTGGAAACGAAATTCAACGTGTCACGGCTCGTAAAGATGAGTATCATGAAGTAGAAGAATTCATCTGTAACGAATGTCGTTTTGATCATAAAGAAGTATCGGATTGGGTGATTGAAGGTCCAAGAAAATTTGAAAAATTCTCAGTAATCAATCAAAACAACTATACCCGTAAAATGGATACTGTGAAAATTGCTACCGAAAAGCAGATTTTAGAAGGTCGTGAGCAAGACCGCAAAAAAATCAGTATGAAAGAAGTTCCATATAAAAACACAGAAAACAGCTAA
- the nuoF gene encoding NADH-quinone oxidoreductase subunit NuoF has protein sequence MGQKILFDKIHIPGIKTYDVYRENGGYASVEKALKMNPDDITEEVKTSGLRGRGGAGFPVGLKWSFIDKKSGNPRHLVCNADESEPGTFKDRYLMEYIPHLLIEGMITSSFALGANLSYIYIRGEYMWVFKTLERAIKEAYAAGWLGKNIKGSGYDLDLHVHCGGGAYICGEETALIESLEGKRGNPRIKPPFPAVKGLWQNPTVVNNVESIASVPWIVLNSGEDYAKIGLGRSTGTKLFSVSGHVKKPGVYEIEMGITVDEFMNSDEYCGGMIDDRPLKGLIPGGSSVPILPQHLIFKTANGEDRLMTYESLADGGFATGSSLGSGGFIVYNDTACIVRNTWNFSRFYHHESCGQCSPCREGTGWMEKILWRIENGQGTEEDIDVLWSVQAKIEGNTICPLGDAAAWPVAAAIRHFREEFEYHIRFPEKIKNRDHFVNEPFEKVKHLVAKETL, from the coding sequence ATGGGACAAAAAATATTATTTGATAAAATCCATATTCCGGGTATCAAAACATACGATGTTTATCGCGAAAATGGGGGCTATGCTTCTGTTGAAAAAGCATTGAAAATGAACCCCGACGATATCACCGAAGAAGTGAAAACTTCTGGTTTGCGTGGTCGCGGTGGTGCAGGTTTCCCTGTGGGTTTAAAGTGGAGCTTTATCGATAAAAAATCGGGAAATCCACGCCATTTGGTTTGTAATGCCGATGAATCGGAACCCGGCACGTTTAAAGACCGCTATTTAATGGAATACATTCCGCATTTATTAATCGAAGGAATGATTACCTCATCGTTTGCCTTAGGAGCAAACCTTTCGTATATCTACATTCGTGGTGAATATATGTGGGTTTTTAAAACCTTGGAACGCGCCATTAAAGAAGCATACGCTGCGGGTTGGTTGGGTAAAAACATCAAAGGATCGGGTTATGATTTAGACCTTCACGTTCATTGTGGTGGTGGCGCTTATATTTGTGGCGAAGAAACCGCTTTAATAGAATCTTTGGAAGGTAAACGTGGGAACCCACGTATCAAACCGCCTTTTCCGGCAGTTAAAGGTCTGTGGCAAAACCCAACAGTTGTAAACAACGTAGAATCAATCGCCTCTGTGCCATGGATTGTACTGAATTCGGGCGAAGATTATGCTAAAATTGGTTTAGGAAGATCTACCGGAACCAAGCTATTCTCTGTTTCGGGTCATGTTAAAAAACCTGGGGTTTATGAAATTGAAATGGGAATTACCGTTGATGAATTCATGAATTCTGATGAATATTGTGGCGGAATGATTGATGATCGTCCGTTGAAAGGATTAATTCCTGGCGGTTCATCGGTGCCGATTCTCCCGCAACATTTAATTTTTAAAACCGCAAACGGTGAAGATCGTTTAATGACGTATGAATCGTTGGCAGACGGCGGTTTTGCGACAGGATCTTCATTAGGTTCAGGCGGATTTATTGTTTATAATGATACGGCTTGTATCGTTCGAAACACATGGAATTTCTCTAGGTTCTATCACCATGAAAGCTGTGGGCAATGTTCACCTTGTCGCGAAGGAACGGGATGGATGGAAAAAATATTGTGGAGAATTGAAAACGGTCAAGGTACAGAAGAAGATATTGATGTATTGTGGAGTGTTCAAGCAAAAATTGAAGGAAACACCATTTGTCCGTTGGGCGATGCGGCTGCTTGGCCAGTTGCTGCTGCCATTCGTCATTTTAGAGAGGAGTTTGAATACCACATTCGTTTCCCAGAAAAAATAAAAAACAGAGATCATTTTGTAAATGAACCTTTTGAAAAAGTAAAACATTTAGTAGCAAAGGAAACCCTATAA
- a CDS encoding complex I 24 kDa subunit family protein → METLDKKYHQDINITPALMERINELKSHYPEGKQKSALLPVLHELQDAHDNWLSVELQNKAAEFLNITPIEVYEVVTFYTMFNQKPVGKYMLEFCVTSCCAINKAEDVMDYTCEKLGVKPGQVTADGMFSVVGVQCLGACGYAPMLQLGDFYHEHLTKEKVDQLIADCKEGKITLHDK, encoded by the coding sequence ATGGAAACTTTAGATAAAAAATACCATCAAGATATAAATATAACTCCGGCGTTAATGGAACGCATCAACGAGTTAAAAAGCCATTATCCCGAAGGAAAACAAAAATCGGCATTGTTGCCCGTATTGCACGAATTGCAAGATGCACACGACAATTGGTTGAGTGTGGAATTGCAAAACAAAGCTGCCGAATTTTTGAATATTACACCTATTGAAGTGTATGAAGTGGTTACTTTTTACACCATGTTCAACCAAAAACCGGTAGGAAAGTATATGTTGGAATTCTGCGTAACATCTTGCTGCGCCATTAATAAAGCCGAAGATGTTATGGATTATACCTGCGAAAAATTAGGCGTAAAACCCGGACAGGTAACAGCAGACGGAATGTTTTCTGTAGTGGGTGTACAATGTTTAGGTGCTTGTGGTTATGCTCCCATGTTGCAATTGGGCGATTTTTACCACGAACATTTAACCAAAGAAAAAGTAGATCAGCTGATTGCCGATTGTAAAGAAGGAAAAATAACCTTACACGATAAATAA
- a CDS encoding NADH-quinone oxidoreductase subunit D, producing MSDLLLVPEKRFEKQIKETKEKDGVELSILNLGPTHPATHGIFQNILLMDGEKIIDGEGTVGYIHRAFEKIAENRPFYQINVLTDRLNYCSSPINNTGWWMTVEKMLGIEIPKRVQYMRVIIMELARIADHIICSSVMGVDTGALTGFLYVMQYREKIYEIYEEICGARLTTNMGRIGGFERDWSETAWRKIDEFLAEFPAVWTEFENMLTRNRIFMDRTIGAGAVDAEMAMSYGFTGPNLRAAGVDYDIRVASPYCSYEDFEFDIPVGQNGDCYDRFCVRNAEVWESMKIIRQALEKMPAEGGFHADVPDYYLPPKEDVYNNMEALIYHFKIVMGEIPVPNTEVYHSVEGGNGELGFYLITNGSRVPYRLHFRRPCFIYYQAFNEIVKGRSLSDAIITLSSMNVIAGELDC from the coding sequence ATGTCTGATTTATTATTAGTTCCGGAAAAGCGATTTGAAAAACAAATCAAGGAAACCAAAGAAAAAGATGGTGTAGAATTATCTATTTTAAATTTAGGACCCACACACCCTGCAACCCACGGAATTTTTCAGAACATTCTTTTAATGGATGGCGAAAAAATCATCGATGGCGAAGGAACCGTTGGATACATTCACCGTGCCTTTGAAAAAATTGCAGAAAACCGTCCGTTTTATCAAATAAACGTTTTAACAGATCGCTTAAATTACTGTTCATCGCCCATCAACAATACAGGTTGGTGGATGACGGTTGAAAAAATGTTGGGTATCGAAATTCCAAAACGCGTACAATATATGCGTGTAATTATTATGGAATTAGCCCGAATTGCCGATCATATCATTTGTAGTTCGGTAATGGGTGTTGATACCGGCGCTTTGACTGGTTTCTTATACGTGATGCAATACCGCGAAAAGATTTATGAAATCTACGAAGAAATTTGCGGTGCACGCCTAACGACTAACATGGGAAGAATCGGAGGTTTTGAACGTGATTGGAGCGAAACAGCTTGGAGAAAAATCGATGAATTTTTAGCAGAATTCCCAGCGGTTTGGACCGAATTTGAAAACATGCTTACCCGCAACCGAATTTTCATGGATCGTACCATTGGTGCAGGTGCTGTTGATGCCGAAATGGCAATGAGTTACGGCTTTACAGGCCCTAACTTACGTGCTGCTGGTGTTGATTACGACATTCGCGTGGCGAGTCCTTATTGTTCTTACGAAGATTTTGAATTTGATATTCCGGTTGGGCAAAATGGCGATTGCTACGATCGTTTTTGTGTGCGAAATGCCGAAGTTTGGGAAAGTATGAAAATCATCCGTCAGGCGTTAGAAAAAATGCCTGCTGAAGGTGGCTTTCACGCTGATGTTCCCGATTACTATCTTCCTCCAAAAGAAGATGTGTACAACAATATGGAAGCCTTAATTTACCATTTCAAAATTGTTATGGGCGAAATTCCGGTTCCAAATACCGAAGTGTATCATTCAGTGGAAGGCGGAAACGGCGAATTAGGCTTTTACCTGATAACCAACGGAAGCCGTGTACCTTATCGCTTGCACTTCCGCAGACCTTGTTTCATTTATTACCAAGCTTTTAACGAAATTGTGAAAGGGCGCAGCTTGTCTGATGCCATTATTACGCTTTCAAGTATGAACGTTATTGCTGGTGAATTAGATTGTTAG
- a CDS encoding NADH-quinone oxidoreductase subunit C, with protein sequence MSLTNEIIQQTLSQQFTPKVENFHVLHDMLAFEVKKEASFEVIQFLKEDASMNFNFLTDVCGVHYPDYEEDRQFCVVYHLHNWFDNIRVRVKVFLPAKNPEVESIVSLYPAANWQERETFDFYGIVFKNHPQLKRILNMDEMQSFPLRKEFPLEDQGRTDKDDRFFGRTGPNC encoded by the coding sequence ATGAGCTTAACAAACGAAATCATTCAGCAAACGCTAAGCCAACAGTTTACCCCTAAGGTAGAAAATTTTCATGTTTTGCACGATATGTTGGCATTTGAAGTTAAAAAAGAAGCATCCTTTGAAGTGATTCAATTCTTAAAAGAAGATGCCTCTATGAACTTTAATTTCTTAACCGATGTTTGCGGAGTGCACTATCCCGATTATGAAGAAGACCGCCAATTTTGTGTAGTATATCATTTACACAATTGGTTCGATAATATACGTGTTCGCGTAAAAGTTTTTTTACCGGCAAAAAATCCCGAAGTGGAAAGCATTGTTTCGTTGTATCCTGCTGCAAACTGGCAAGAACGCGAAACATTTGATTTTTATGGAATTGTATTTAAAAATCATCCACAATTAAAACGCATTTTAAATATGGATGAAATGCAATCTTTCCCTTTAAGAAAAGAATTTCCTTTAGAAGATCAAGGAAGAACCGATAAAGACGACCGTTTCTTTGGTAGAACTGGTCCTAATTGTTAA
- a CDS encoding NADH-quinone oxidoreductase subunit B: MSNPSNIKQVAPPDGFAGEGFFATKLSEVVGLARANSMWPLPFATSCCGIEYMATMAATYDIGRFGSERMSFSPRQADMLLVMGTIAKKMAPILRQVYEQMAEPKWVIAVGACASTGGVFDTYSVLQGIDKVIPVDVYVPGCPPRPEQILDGILELQNIVKNESVRRRSSEEYKDLLNSYNIK; the protein is encoded by the coding sequence ATGAGTAATCCATCAAACATAAAACAAGTTGCTCCGCCCGATGGTTTCGCTGGCGAAGGTTTTTTTGCAACAAAATTAAGTGAAGTGGTAGGTTTAGCGCGCGCCAATTCTATGTGGCCGCTGCCTTTTGCAACTTCATGTTGCGGCATTGAATACATGGCTACCATGGCTGCTACCTACGATATTGGCCGATTTGGGTCAGAACGTATGAGTTTCTCTCCTCGCCAAGCCGATATGCTTTTGGTAATGGGAACCATCGCTAAAAAAATGGCGCCTATTTTACGCCAAGTGTACGAACAAATGGCAGAACCTAAATGGGTGATTGCCGTTGGCGCTTGCGCAAGCACCGGTGGGGTTTTTGACACCTATTCAGTTTTGCAGGGTATCGATAAAGTAATTCCTGTTGATGTATATGTGCCAGGTTGCCCACCGCGCCCCGAACAAATTTTAGACGGTATTCTAGAGCTGCAAAACATCGTTAAAAACGAATCGGTTCGCCGTAGAAGCAGCGAGGAATACAAAGATTTATTAAACTCATACAACATTAAATAA
- a CDS encoding NADH-quinone oxidoreductase subunit A, producing the protein MQSNQLDLIPILMQLGLAAGFVFVTIIISGFLGPKKASKNKDVNFECGIESFGNARVPFNVRYFLVAILFVLFDVEVIFMYPWAVNFMELGWEGLYKMGIFMFLLIVGLLYEFKKKGLEFE; encoded by the coding sequence ATGCAATCAAATCAATTAGATTTAATCCCAATCCTTATGCAGCTTGGGCTGGCAGCGGGTTTTGTTTTTGTTACCATTATAATTTCAGGTTTTTTAGGTCCTAAAAAAGCATCGAAAAATAAAGACGTAAACTTCGAATGTGGTATCGAATCGTTCGGTAATGCCCGCGTTCCTTTCAATGTGCGCTACTTTTTGGTGGCCATTCTCTTTGTTTTGTTCGATGTAGAGGTTATTTTTATGTATCCGTGGGCCGTAAATTTCATGGAATTAGGCTGGGAAGGCTTATATAAAATGGGCATTTTTATGTTCCTATTAATTGTAGGCTTATTATATGAGTTTAAGAAAAAAGGATTAGAGTTTGAATAA
- a CDS encoding cold-shock protein, whose product MRTGTVKFFNESKGFGFITDETTGQDIFVHISGLKSRELKDGDVVNYVESDGKKGKIATDVVVL is encoded by the coding sequence ATGAGAACAGGTACAGTAAAGTTCTTCAATGAATCAAAAGGATTTGGATTTATTACAGACGAAACAACAGGTCAAGACATTTTCGTTCACATCTCTGGACTTAAATCAAGAGAATTAAAAGATGGAGATGTAGTGAACTACGTTGAATCTGACGGAAAAAAAGGAAAAATCGCAACTGACGTTGTTGTTTTATAA